TGCTGTAGCATCCTTCAGACCATCATGGGTGTAGttcaacattgttaactattttcTGTCTCCGAACTGGTATTTTACCATGGCATAATTTTACATCTTACCATCTAATTTCTAAAAATCGTTACGTTTCTTGTGAGTGACTTTTTGTTAAaagcattttggaaaaaaaatcctatttatgTTCCCCTTTTTTGTTACCTTGTTATTGAAGTATTATAGTAGGTCTGACAGCTAGTGCACAGGAGGCTTCTGAATACTGGTTTGTACTTTGTCTGAACTAAACAGCCTGGGTTATTTTGTACttgtgtttatttaaaatgtggtCATCCTAAAATCTGCAGTCAACAAATAATAATCCAAAATgtcacttaaaattttttttttcttgtgtagcTTGATCCACAACTTGTTGATGGACACCTCTCCTACTTTCTTGGTGCAGCTGGCATTACTGGGCTGACGTCCTTTCTAGGAATAAAAGAGAAGGGACATGTGTCTTTAGGTGCCAATCAGACAATGGTtgtcagtggggctgctggtgccTGTGGTTCTCTGGCTGGTCAGGTAAACAGGTTTAAGATTTGCAAGAGAATGAGCTATTACTTCTAAGTTCTGTCTTGTGAGATGTGCATTCTtgtaacttcactgatttcactggagttacacccaCTTGCTTATTTCATCTGTAAATTTGACTCACagtcaatggggggggggtggtattTATGCTGAATGTATTTAGGTGTAGAACTTCAGATTCTTGAAACTGGGAGGGGAAAAGTTGAGTATGATGATTATTTTGTCACTGGCTTGaaagtaaacaaactgatttACTGCATAGTAGTCTGCCCCCCAACTTCTAATTGCCTACCTGTTTTAGTTAATACAAATATATTGTTTATTGTCCATCTTATGGACTTTGGAACGTTATGATAAGGTACATTCTTACCAAATGTTGTGTGCAAGGCTGCTGGAGTATGGATGTGTTCACCCCTGCATTAGGATGATATGGCCAGTGAAAAGCATAGTAAATACTTTCATGTGTTGCTTTGGATGacattacataagaatggccaaactgggtcagatcaatggtccatctagtccggtatcctgtcttttgacagtggccgaagccagatgcttcagagagaatgaacagaacagggcaattgttgAATGATCCgtcatcccctgttgtccagaggcttagggacaccgaGAGCatggcaatcagaggcttagggacatcaagagcatggagttgtgtccctgaccatcctggttaacagccgttgatggacctatcctatcCTTTCCTAtccattttttatattttattggtATACAGTTCTCTAAAAAGGTAGTAATATTATTTATCCTCCCAAGCTTTCCAGAGTAAGGTATATACACAGCATCCAACAAGTAAACTTAAAACAGGTCCAGTTCAAACACGAACTGTTACACCACAGCATTTGAACAAATACATAAAATCAGAGTATATTTACATCTTGATTTTCCAGTCTTTTTACTGGAGACCCAATTACTGGAGGGGAAATGGTGCTTGATATTTGGCAGTCTTAAATTGTATTCAGCCCCTAAAGTACTGGTGTCTGTAATTCTGCTGCTTAAAATTCTAGTGATTACAGGGTACTGAAATGTGGGCAAATTGATGGCCTCACTGTTTTGTTTATGGTGTTTTTGTAGATTGGCCGCCTAGAGGGCTGCTCGAGAGTGGTAGGAATCTGTGGTACAGATGAGAAGTGCTCCATTTTGGTCTCAGAAATGGGGTTTGATGCGGCTATCAATTACAAAAAGGGGAATGTGGCAGAGCAGCTGCATGAACTCTGCCCAGCTGGCGTGGATGTTTACTTTGATAATGTTGGTGGAGACATCAGTGATGCAGTTATAAATCAGGTGCCTATACCAGCTGTCCTGTTTATACCCCCGCCGCCTCCCAAATTCTTCATGCATCTTTTGGAATGAGTGTAATATAAACCAGCCTGCATTAATTGCTGAAAGATAGGAAAACCTTCCCTTCCCACATGTACCTGACATACTGAATGTGATTGAGTCAAACTGTCCAAACATCAGAGACATAAGCCTATCATGCTGGACTGGCCTGATGGCCTCGCAGTAGCCATTTTGCATTGTGATGCAGGAGTCCTGAGTTTAATTTCTACTTCTGGTGTCTTACTCCCCTAACCAGCAGGGACAAGGGAGTACCTTAGCAACGGTGCCTGTCTGAGAGAGCAATTACTGTTGTTTTTCAACTTTGATAATCTCTAGCTGGTTAAGGAGTAACATTGCTGGGCTCTAGCGAGGGTCCTAACCAATCCTCTCTGGTAGTATCACCAGAgttggaggtgggaaggggagaaaatAGGGACACTTGTCAAGACCTTAGTGAGACAGTCAATGAAACTCTTCTCTAAGGAAAACCCTTATCATGATAATCCAGATCATCAGCTGAATGAGGTTTACTCCGTTTGAGTAATTGGTTATTGTTTTCCCACCTCCTGAAAACATCACTTGGAGTTcctgggaaggggggaaatggaTTATCATTCTTACTCAAGCTTTACTAGTAGTAGTATTTACTAGAAGAATACTTCCAGAGTATTTGGGCAATCTGAATGCTGCCAGGGTCAATCAAGGAAATAGTTGGGGAGAGTTAATTACAGTTGTTAAATCACTCCTGATACCCATTGTTCCCGTACTGCATATTATGCATTTCCAGGAATCTGTGACTCCTGTCAGCCCTTGAGAGCAGGTACCCTCTGGGACTTGGTGGGCCAGCAACAGGAGTCAAAGATCTCCCATTTTTTGTTGAGGCTATTCTACTGCTGGAGTAGAGAGCAGGAAAGTGCCTTTTTCGTTTTTAGTTTAAAACTTGGAATGTGGCAAGGGAGTGTAATGTACTGCACTTCACATATATAAGTGGTTGAGGGGACTCATATTTTCATGAGTGAGAGACTACATTGACACAGTCTGTCTTACTCCTATTTCACAAATTAaaagaatagaatagaaaattCACATTTATTAATTGTGTAAGACTGCAAAACAGATACATGgaatggtttttatttttcattacacaGCTGAGTATTTGCACTGTTTCTCCTTCTACAGTAAACATCCTCACTCAGTAAAGTAACAATCCCTCATATTTGTTACTCAGTTAACACCTTGTTGAATTGTACATGTACAGTGGTCTTATCCTCCCCACTACTGCACTGTTTTTAAACCATCTGCTATGTCGTTACAAGCTGAATGACCACATGTATACAATTATCCTCCCAATCTCTTCTTCTAAGGAAAATGACTTTGAGCAATATACTTGTTGCATGGTTACCATATATAGTCTAATTAACTTCTAATAGGCTTGTGTCTTTTTGAGGGCAAAGAAAGTAGTATTTCTCATTTTGTGTTGTCTCAAACAGATGAATCAGAACAGCCATATCATCTTATGTGGACAGATTTCCCAGTATAATAAAGATGTACCTTatcctcccccactgcctcctgcaGTAGAAGAAATACAGAAAGCAAAGAATATCACAAGGTATATTTCTCCTTCCCAACCAGCTTCATGGTACACTGAACACACAAATTCACATGTGTTGAATTTACATTATCAGTATATTTGATCTCGGGAGAGGGACTCTGGATCCACTGTAGGCATTTTTATGGTAACACTGGATTACTGAAACAGAGGGAAGGACTTGGTGATTCTGTGTTTCACAGCTGTTTGTATTATAAACATTTGGTGAGGAGGCCACTAAATGGGCAGAAGGGACACTGAGAATTGTGACTTCAAGTGGTACGAACAGCAGAATAGTACTAATAGCAGAATTAAAAGCATTTTAATTCCTGATATATGCCTTAGCTGTGGTCACTTTCTTTATTCTTTGGCTGTCTGTCAGTCTTTTTGATATGGGGAAGGTTCTGTTACCAGATGTTTTGTAGCAAGTGTCTTGTCTCTGAGTGTAGTTGTGTGTGAGGAGAGAAAATTAAGTAGAATCCTTCTTGGAAGGTATTGTGATCACTGCATCTTCCACTTTTTAAGTTACTCTTTTTAATACTAATTTTCTTTATTAGGGAAGAGGATATCAAATATGACACAATATATAGAGGAAAAAGATTCCTGAATGTAAATTAATGTGGGCTCTCAGTTAGGCTTACACTAAAATAAGACTGCAAAGACCAAACTCTACTAGTGCTCAAGGTCCCCTCTATACCCACCCCATAATCACAGGAAATTAATAGTGTTTGATATGCCTACCTGATCCTATAGGATGGTCCCTGCTAGGACAATCCAAAACAGATGACGAATGCATCAGGTCTAACTTTTTCAGTCTTTTGTTGACCACTTCCAATCCTTTAACGGATCACCTCCCATCTTATCCCATGAAATCGCCACATTCCTTGAAGCATTCTACACCTGAACAAGCTTCAGAAATACAGTGTATATATTGGTTTGAGATCCACTGCTCTCACCTTAAGCATTAATTACAGTTGTatactgcactgaagtcagtgctttaatgtggctgtgtagtcgcagcagCAGCGCTGGGAGAAAGttctcccagcactgtaaaaaaacccacctccacaaggggagtAGCTAACAGTGCTGGGAGCACGGCTCctagcgctggtgcactgtctacactgccactttacagcgctgaaacttgcagcggttggggggggtgttttttcacacccctgagtgagaaagttgcagcaatgtaaagtggcagtgtagacaaggcctaacaaaCTTCAGAGTTAAAGGCAGTAGAGAATTGGGCCTTCAGGTAATCCTGTCGGTGTGTCACAGCCAGTCAGCACTGGTATCACTGCTGTTTCTTCTGATTACCACAGCAGCTATGACAAGAGATGCAAAATTGTGGGGGCCAGAAAGCTAATATGACCTCATCATCTAGCTTTTTTGTTTCCACTTgggatgaggggggaaaaaaagtgtaaaaaaaaattacctgcaTTTTAGTGTCACATATTAAGCTGATCTCTCtagtacagaggtgggcaaactttttggcccgagggccaagtctggatatggaaattgtatggttggccatgaatgctcacgaaattgggggttggggtacgggagggggtgagggctccagctggggggtgcagactctggggtggggccagaaatgaggagttcagggtgcatgaggaggctccaggctggggcagagagttggggtgcaagggcgtgggggtgagggctttggctggagatgctggctctggggtgggggtgggtataagggggtgggagtgcaggagggtgctccgggctgggactgaggagttTGAAGGATGGGAGTGGgtcaggggtacaggctctggggggtgcttacctcaagcagctcctggaagcagcagcatatcccagctcctatgcagaggcacggccaggtggctctgcgcactcCCACCATCTGCAGatgccatccctgcagctcccattggcctcggttcccagccaatgggagctgcgggggtcgTGCtaagggcaggggcagcatacagaatcccctggctgctcctacgtgtaggagctggaggggggaaatgctgctgcttccaggagccgcacggAGCGACAGCAcgtgcagagtggggcaagcccctcaccccgctccctggctggagtgctggaATGGGGCAAGTCCTGGACCTTGCTCCCCGGCGGGAGCTCGGGGCCAGATTAAAATATCTGAAGGGCCGAATACAGCCCGTggcccacagtttgcccacccctgctctaatagCACTCCTTGGCTTCTAGTCCTCCTTTCAATACTGCTTGAAATACAGGCATGATTATTTGTCTGAGACCACATTGTTTCATCTAAAGCTTTCATTGTACAGAATTGTATGAGCAAGCTTGCCCAGCAGCTGACTGAACTACATGTAACTATAGATGATGCTACTAAATCTTCTGTTACATTTGCCCATAAAACTGAAAAGATTTCAAAGGCTTTTGAAATATATTGAGCAGCCACTCTAGTTATTAAATCATCATCCATTCTTTTCTTTCACAGGGAGAGGTTTCTGGTATTGAACTATATGGACAAACAAGAAGCTAGTATTCTACAGCTCTGTCAGTGGATCAAAGAGGGGAAACTGAAGGTAGGAACTGAACCTTTATATTTTATTGATAGGCATGAGCCTTCTTTCAGGAAGACTAATTTCTTTGTCCATATCAAAATCACTTTGACTGCAGTGCCTCACTTTGGAGAGGGAAGTGATAACACActtgaaggtttcagaggagcagccgtgttagtctgtatgtgcaaaaagaaaaggagtacttgtggcaccttagagactaacaaatgtatttgagcataagctttcgtgagctacagctcacttcatcggatgcatgcagtggaaaatacagtggggagattttatatacacagagaacatgaaacaatgggtgttaccatacacactgtaacgagagtgatcaggtaaggtgagctattaccagcaggagagaaggctTTTTTTCATAGCAGCACTGTTTTAGAAAGGGCAATATAGCTACTGAGAATTTAGTTTTACAGCAATAGAACTGGGTCCTTTAGAAGCACACATAACTGATGCCTAGATTCTACCATTCTCAGAGAAAGCCAGATCCTAGTTTTTTGACATGAGGGTCCTAATCCAGACTTGAAAAATCACTCTATTACTTTATGGTGGGTAAGTACCCCCTGTCCAGATCTTTTCTCCTGAGGCCTACTCATGTTATGTGGTCCCCCAACTGATCTTCTCATCCTCCCTGAACTTCACATTCATGTACACCCAGAGGTGCAGTAATGTTCTATCTTTCATTTAAATGATTTATTAGCCTACAGGTTTAAAATAATCTGCTTGAACAATATAGCTACTTTCATCGTGACCAAATGGCAAGGTCCAAAAGGGAGCACCTTCCCCTGTGGAGTAAAGGATACCTTTAAAATCTTTGGTCAGTACTATGGCAATTTCATGGCCCCTTTCAGATAGACActgattttggagggaaaactaACAAGACCTATTTTTATTAACAGGTCAAAGAGACTGTGGTAAAAGGCCTGGAAAACATTGGGGGTAAGATGTTGAATTATTTTCTAGCATAATCTTTGCTGAAATATAGTTACAATAcagctttctctctcctttccttttcccccaATTCAGATGTTTGTCTCTCTCCTAGAACATGGTTTTATAATTATTTGCCTAAAAAAGGTCAAAATGTCACTTCAAGAGAGGTAAAATAGCCTGCAGCCAGTGGCTAAAAACCataagaaacaggaaaaaaaacccaaaaggggCTTTATATACCCAAGCTATAAAGCTAAAGAACGAGCTCATTCAAAACTTGTGGTTTGAAAACAAGCATTCTTACAGCAGGTAACAGCACAACTTAAGTAATGCTTTAGTCCCGCAGAGTCAGAGGAAAACTCCTGGGAACAAAATATTAGGTAAATCATAAAGGTTGGGTTTAATTTCGAACCATTAGCTTACTGTACTTCATGGATTTGTTTTAAAGGGAGTTGGCTAACTGGACAGCCATATTTAATATTCAGCTTTACTTTTTATGTAAAGTTTTCATGATTATTTCTGAAGCAATAAATATTTTAGAAGCTGCCTCTTCACCCCATGGTCAAAGCTTTAAATAAAAGCCTTTGCTGTAGGCTCGCCAGGTATATGCCCTCCTATTGTGTCTGCACTGCATGTTGTCTGCATGGCATATCCTAACAGTGCATACAATAATTAAAAATGAACCGTGATTGTTGTAAACAAAGGTCTGATCAggcattttaaatgttaaaactAATTTATTAAAGTCTTATTTAAATTGCCTTTGGCAACTTGTTGTGTTCTAACATTATGGTATCTTAACTTCCTGTGTTGTAGGGGAATCTATACGTTAAGTCCAAAATTTGATTTCTCTTTACGTTGTTATAATCCAGTAAGGGAGGCTCTCAGGATCTTATCTAatagttttgctttaaaaaaaaaaatttactacATGCATAAATGTTTAATTGGTATTATCCTAATAATATGTATTATTCTTATTCTCTTAAGGGGCTTTCCAGTCCATGATGACCGGAGGCAACACTGGAAAACAGATAGTGCTAATTTCTGAATAAAAATCTTTGCCTCTTCATGTGAGCGTGGCCCAAAAGATAAAATAAACTTGACTCTTTATCTTGAATGCTGAACaagcattattttatttaaattaatcttcCCTTTTGTTACAGCAGGCACCAACAACTAAACCCCCCCCTAAACTTCGATAGCAGAGATTTTTAGAGGCAAGAGTACATTTGAAAAACTCTTCCACTGAGAAACTTAAATTTGTATCTGAAGCCAGGCTGTACAGTACCTGAAATACTTCCATTTCATAGCCTGAAACACTCTTCCACTGGTCCATTTAGTCCATTTCCTTAGATAGTGGCATTTTACATCATGCATACAAGTCAAGACAACAGAGCATTATTATATGAATCCTAATTTATTCACACAGAAAGTGCCGGCCTTCAGTTTGTACTCTGtgagggttccctccccactctgaactctggggtacagatgtggggacctgcatgaaagccccctaagcttatttctaccagcttaggttaaaaacttctcaaggcacaaatcctttgtccttggacagtatgctgccaccaccaagtgatttagacaaagaatcagggaaaggaccacttagagttcctattcccccaaaatatccccccacaAGTccttacaccccttttcctggggaggcttgagaataatcccAACCAACTGGTTACAGAGTGAGCACCGATCAAcccccctgggtcttaggacactgaaaaaatcaatcaggttcttaaaagaagaatattataaagaaaaaaagtaaaagaatcacctctgtaaaatcaggatggaagataactttacagggtaacaaaagattcaaaaacactgCAGAActccctctaggcttagtttcaaagttacaaaatacAGGAATAAActtccctctagcaaagggaaaattcacaagctaaaacaaaagatctAATGCACCTTGCCTTACTTACTTactttttttgcaatattgagattCATTTTaagatggtttataggagaaggagttttctgacctgatgcttctctgcttcccaagagaatgCACTCACAaagccttcctgccccccccccagatttgaaagtattttcttttcccgttggtccttttggtcaggtgccaaacaggttatttgagcttctcaACCCCTTACAgttaaggaggaattctaggctacccttagctgtatggttatgacatacACCACTGTGAGTTTCATCAGGGATAAATGCAGCCTTAGATTTAACCTTATGCTTAATGTTCATTAACTCCTGTTTGTTTTTCAGGattaaaagagggaaaaaataaaaggctTCTTTTCAGAGTTCTGTATCTCATCATTCAATATGCAGATCAGCAAACTCTACCATTTAGCAATGCTGCCTGCTGTCATAGGGCTGCTTAGACCTAGGAGAAATAGTTAATCAAAGGAGAGGTTGCCTGGCAATGAACTCACCAAGTAGAGGTCTCTGTTCACCTGAGGAGGCTgatcaggaggtcatctgataGAGGTGCTGGAAGATTATAAAAAGCAGAAGCTGTTCTGTTTGATCTCTCTCTTAAGCCTTCTTCCATCAGTGTAAGTTGAGGGAAACTTCTGCAGGAGCCAGAAAAGGCAAGGAGAGAGGACTCTACCTGCTTGAACACAGATGGTCTCCCATGGAAAGGGTGAGCTAGAGAAAGGGGAAATGCAtgtaggatttatttatttttcatatagATCTGCGTAATTCTTGTGATTAAAGAGCAATAATCTGTTAGAACTCTAAGTAAGGTGCCTCTATGTTATATGCTGCACCTACCAAATGCCTCTTG
The nucleotide sequence above comes from Caretta caretta isolate rCarCar2 chromosome 6, rCarCar1.hap1, whole genome shotgun sequence. Encoded proteins:
- the PTGR2 gene encoding prostaglandin reductase 2 isoform X1 — its product is MVVTDIQRGIPAKVVMIIQRVVLNSRPGKNGVPVAENFRIEAVPLPEKITDGQVQTRTLYLSVDPYMRCRMNEDTGSDYLLPWQLSEVADGGGIGVVEESKHTNFAKGDIVTSFNWPWQTKVILDGRLLQKLDPQLVDGHLSYFLGAAGITGLTSFLGIKEKGHVSLGANQTMVVSGAAGACGSLAGQIGRLEGCSRVVGICGTDEKCSILVSEMGFDAAINYKKGNVAEQLHELCPAGVDVYFDNVGGDISDAVINQMNQNSHIILCGQISQYNKDVPYPPPLPPAVEEIQKAKNITRERFLVLNYMDKQEASILQLCQWIKEGKLKVKETVVKGLENIGGAFQSMMTGGNTGKQIVLISE
- the PTGR2 gene encoding prostaglandin reductase 2 isoform X4, which codes for MVVTDIQRGIPAKVVMIIQRVVLNSRPGKNGVPVAENFRIEAVPLPEKITDGQVQTRTLYLSVDPYMRCRMNEDTGSDYLLPWQLSEVADGGGIGVVEESKHTNFAKGDIVTSFNWPWQTKVILDGRLLQKLDPQLVDGHLSYFLGAAGITGLTSFLGIKEKGHVSLGANQTMVVSGAAGACGSLAGQMNQNSHIILCGQISQYNKDVPYPPPLPPAVEEIQKAKNITRERFLVLNYMDKQEASILQLCQWIKEGKLKVKETVVKGLENIGGAFQSMMTGGNTGKQIVLISE
- the PTGR2 gene encoding prostaglandin reductase 2 isoform X2, producing the protein MIIQRVVLNSRPGKNGVPVAENFRIEAVPLPEKITDGQVQTRTLYLSVDPYMRCRMNEDTGSDYLLPWQLSEVADGGGIGVVEESKHTNFAKGDIVTSFNWPWQTKVILDGRLLQKLDPQLVDGHLSYFLGAAGITGLTSFLGIKEKGHVSLGANQTMVVSGAAGACGSLAGQIGRLEGCSRVVGICGTDEKCSILVSEMGFDAAINYKKGNVAEQLHELCPAGVDVYFDNVGGDISDAVINQMNQNSHIILCGQISQYNKDVPYPPPLPPAVEEIQKAKNITRERFLVLNYMDKQEASILQLCQWIKEGKLKVKETVVKGLENIGGAFQSMMTGGNTGKQIVLISE
- the PTGR2 gene encoding prostaglandin reductase 2 isoform X3 translates to MVVTDIQRGIPAKVVMIIQRVVLNSRPGKNGVPVAENFRIEAVPLPEKITDGQVQTRTLYLSVDPYMLDPQLVDGHLSYFLGAAGITGLTSFLGIKEKGHVSLGANQTMVVSGAAGACGSLAGQIGRLEGCSRVVGICGTDEKCSILVSEMGFDAAINYKKGNVAEQLHELCPAGVDVYFDNVGGDISDAVINQMNQNSHIILCGQISQYNKDVPYPPPLPPAVEEIQKAKNITRERFLVLNYMDKQEASILQLCQWIKEGKLKVKETVVKGLENIGGAFQSMMTGGNTGKQIVLISE